From Polaribacter haliotis:
AAGTCAACTTTAAATAATAATTTTTTGTAAAATTTACCAATTCCACAGAGTGCCATCTTCTAATCTATTAACGGGTAAATAAGATCTTTTATATGGATATTTTTTTGCAGCTTCTTCATCAAACTCTACACCCAAACCAGGTTTATCTTCCATATAAAGAAGCCCTTCTTTTATCTCAACATCATATTTAAAGACTTCATTTAATTTTTCAGTTCCAAATCCTATAAATTCTTGAATACCAAAATTTGGTACCCAAAGATTAAAGTTCATTTGAGCCATAAAACAAATAGGAGATTGGTCTGGAGCTCCATGAGGTGCCATACGAACATGATGCATGTCAGCAAAATCTGAAATCTTTCTTAACGGAGTAATACCACCTCCATGAGAAACTGCAGTACGTAGATAATCTATCCATTGATTTTCAATTAAAACTTTTGCATCCCAAACTGTGCTAAATATTTCTCCAACTGCCAATGGAACAACAGTATGTTCTCTAACAATTTTATATCCTTGTGGGTTTTCAGATGTTACAGTATCTTCCATAAAAAGAAGATTGTAAGGTTCTAAAAGCTTACCTAATCTAGATGCTTCAATTGGAGTTAATCTACTGTGAACATCATGACATAAACCAATCTCATATCCAAAACGTTCACGAGCTTGTTTAAATAGTTCAGGAATAAAATTCATGTACTTAGAAGTAGACCATTGTTGTTCTGGTGGTAAAGGTCTATCTCCTTGTAATTCGTAGTAATTTTTTTTACCTTCCAAAGTTCCATATGTACCTTTAAGGTTAGGAATAGAACATTGTAATCTAACAACTTTGTAACCTTGATTTATCATTGTTCCTAAATTGTTAAGAACCTCATCAATGGTTTCACCATTAGCATGACCATAAACAGTAACTCCTTTTCTACTTTTACCACCAAGTAATTGGTAAACTGGCATGTTGGCTTTTTTACCTTTTATATCCCAAAGTGCCATATCTATGGCTCCAATAGCGGTCATAGTTACTGGGCCTTTTCGCCAATAAGCTCCTTTGTATAAATATTGCCAAATATCTTCTATTTGACTTGCATCTTTACCTATTAAACATGGCGCAATATGTTCCTCTAGATAAGTTGCTACAGCCATTTCTCTACCATTTAGAGTTGCATCTCCTATTCCATAAATACCTTCTTCTGTAGTGATTTTTATAGTTACAAAATTACGTCCAGGAGAACAAACAAATACTTTTATATCTTTAATTTTCATTTAGATTTTGTCTTTTAATTTTTTATAATTCTTTTTAAATATAAAACCTACTATAAGCATTATTCCACCTATAAAAACAAAACAAAGTCTTCCAGTAAGATCATTAGGAATAAAAACGAGTAAAGAAAGAAATGTACCATAAACCAAACACATATTTCCTAAAATCATATACTGCTGAGCATCATTACCTTTATGTCCATTTTCTTTTTCATAATCAATAGGTGTGTTTATTTTTACAAAAAACTTTTCTACATCTTTATGATATTTTTCTGGTGAGGTGTTTCTAAACTTTCTTGCTCCTAAAAACCAAGCACTACAAAACACAATTACTGCAAATACATTTGAGAAGAACATTACATCAATCAATTCACGTTTAGACCAAGGTTTATCAACTCCGATAAATTCTAATAAAGCTTCTGGGCCAATATGTGTTTGTATGATATAGGAAATTAGCATTCCTAATAAAACTGTAGACCAACCTGCCCATCTTGGTGTATCTTGATAAATAATACCCCAAGTTAAAGGAATCATAAACGGAAGAGATATCATTGCTCCAAGTCGCATATTAATATCGAAAAGATTTATGCCTTCCAATTCACTAAAGAAAATAGCCGATAAAATAACCAATCCTCCCAGAACAACTGTAGTGATCATGGATACTCTAAATAGTTCTTTATCATTTGCTGATTTTCTAAGAATTGGTTTATAAAAATTTCTTACAAAAATACCAGCATTACGATTTAATGTACTGTCCATAGAAGACATGGTTGCTGCGAAAATTGCACATATCATTATTCCAATCATACCAACTGGAAGTAACTCAATTCCCATGGCTAAATAAACACCATCTACAGCTTTTTCTCCTAAAGGTTTTAAAGAATCTACAGCAGACAAATCTGGAAACAAAATAGATGCAGCCATTGGTGGAATAAACCAAACAAATGTAATTGTGAAAAATAATATGGATGCCATTAAAGAAGCTTTTTTTGCTTGATTAGAATCTTTAACTGCTAAAAAACGATACCCATCGTTTGTATTGTTTACAGAAAAAAACTGTTTAGAAAATGAGGCAATTACCCAAAGCCAAACAATCTTACTATCTGCTAATTCGGACCAATTATATTGAGAAGTTGGTAATTTATCTATAAAATCACCTACACCACCAACTTCACGTAAAGATAAAAATGCCATTACAAATGCTACAGGTACCATAATCATTAATTGCATAAAATCACTTGCAACAACAGCCCATGAACCACCTAATAAGGATATTATTAGTACGGTTATTCCAACTGAAATCACAGTCATTTCCATACTAACTCCAAATACTGTAGATATTATAATTCCTAAACTATATAGCCAAACACCTCCATGAATTACTCCAAAAGGTACAACCATCCATGTAAAAAATTGTTCATTTGCTTTTCCAAAACGTTCTCTTACCACTTCAATAGCTGTAACAGCTCTAGTTTGTCTAAATCGTTTGGAAAAATAGAGGTAACTAATAAAGAAACCAACCCCATTTGCCATATAAACTACAAAAACAAAAGTTCCAGTTTCATATGCTTTTCCTGCAGCACCTGTATATGTTACTGCGCTAATAAAAGACATAAAAGTTGTTGCGCCAACAAGCCACCAAAGCATACTACCCCCTCCTCTAAAATAGTCACTAGTGTTTTTATTCATCCTTTTAAAAACAACTCCAACAACTATCATAAGCAAAAAGTAAGCTGCGATAACCATATTATCATAAAATGTAATCATATTTTATTAATTTTAAATTTTAATACTTATGTAATTAATGCACTATTTTTCATCGGTTTAATACTGGTGCGCCAAACTGGTGCACCAAATATATAATTATTATTTTGCTTTCTTGTAATAAATATTTATTTCTTAATAAGATTTTTAATAACATTGTCGATTGTATAATATTTTTTAGATTCTACAAAACCTATAGAAAAAGTTTGAGCTGTAGTTAGGTGTTTGGATGTTTTTTTTCCATTTTGTCGACCAAAACCAAGTACTGTCATATCTGGTCGGCTTATATAGTTATCAGGAAAATTATCATTTTCATGATGTAAAACGTACAACATTCTCGATGAGTTTTTATCACCAAAAGCTATCCATTCTGGAGATGGTAAATCACCAAGAAAAGGTTCAGTAATTGGGTGTTGTTTATTGTCTAAAGATGAATACCAAAAATCTGTGTTATCCATTTTCCCACCTGGAACACCTTCGTATTGTACCCAATATTTATAACCTTTGCTTATTTTTATCATAGAAAAATCGCAACGATCTGGATAGAAATCCCATAGTCCTTCCCATTTTTTATTATCCGAAATAAATTTAATACGAATATGTTTTTCAGATTCTATCTCTACAATAGAATTCGATGGATCAGTTTTGGCATTCATAGCATGAAAATAACTGCCATCTTGCTTATGAATAGCATTTGGAAATCCTCGATATTCGCCTTTATGACCAGAACCTGCTTTATTATGAAATCCAATCCAATCCACATTATCTTTATCAAGCATACTCGATAAACCGCCTCCATTTTTTTCTAAATAATAGGTTGCTATGGGTGTTGATATAATATATGCAGGAACGTTACCAGCAGATTTATCTAAACCATTTGTAAGTTTTACTTTCTTATGATTACAAGAATTTAAGCCTAGTATAAGAAATATAAAAAGAGATAGTTTTTTTATATACATAATGCAATCTTGATTATTAACTTGAAAACATTTAATTTTTGGCGCTACGTTTTAATAAAAAACCAATACAGAAAATAATAATTGAACAAATTGCGAACATCATACGACCCCAAAAAGGATTTGGAATAAGAGCCATTAATAAAATTCCTGCACTCATAACGATTACCATGTTACCTAATTTACGTCGTTGCTGAACATCGAATTCATCTTGTTGATTATCTGCAATAAAAGGAGTCTCTAAATTTTTAAAAAAACGATCTGTGCCAAGTTTATTTTTATCTTTTGCTTCTTTGTAAAATAATGATGTTGCCCAGAAAAATCCAGAAGTAATAAATACATGGCCAGCAATAGTAAGAATAATGTTCATATCAATAATTTCTCTCTGGGTAAGATTTTCAATCCCAAACATTGAAGCGCAAACTTCTGCAGTAAATACATTCATAACAAACCAAGAAACAAAAAAACCTACCACTATTGTAGCCCAAGGTGCCCATTGTGGAGTTTTTTTCACAATAATCCCTACTACTAGCGGAACCATCATTGGCAACTGAACCATGGTAGAAACAGACATCATTAATTCAAACAAACTAAGTTCTTTTAGCGACGCGAAATAAAGGGCAGCTGTTATAACTCCAATTCCACTTATAAAACTTACCAGTTGGCTAATTCGTAACAATTTCTTATCGCTGGTCTCTTTATTCCTTTTAGCTAAAAAAGGTTGATAGATACTTCGAATAAAAATTCCAGCATTTTTATTAAGGGCGGAATCCATTGAAGACATGGAAGCAGCAAAAAGACCAGCCATTAATAATCCAACAGTTCCTATTGGCATTGCGTTACGAGCAAATACTAAATATACAGCATCTGCTGCTTTATTGCCTAATTGGGAATAATCCGCTGCTGCATTTGGGTACAGAGTAGCTGCTGCCCAAGGAGGAATAAACCAAATAATACTACCTACACCCATCAAAATCATAGCTAATAATGCAGCTTTACGAGCATTAATAGAGTCTTTTGCATTCAAAAATCTAAAAGAATCGTGAAGATTCATCATTGTAATAATTTGTTTGGGCAGAAAGAATATAAAAGTTCCTAATAAAATTAAAGGATAGTTCATATTAGGGCCAATGAGAAAACCTCCAGGAAAGTTTTCAACTAAATTTACTGGGCCACCAACTTTTACTAAAGCTACTACTGCACAAGCTATAGAAACAACTGCAACAACCAAAGTTTGAACAAAATCTGAAGCAACAACTCCCCAAGCACCAGAAAGTACTGATACGAAAAGTACAGTTAAACCAATACCTATAATAGTTATTGATATATCCGCATCAAAAACGGCGCTAGTAAAAACGCCTAATGCATTTAACCAAACACCTGCATTTAAAAATGAAAACATAATTAACGCCCATGAAAAGAACTGCTCATTTTGATCTCCAAATCTACCTTTTATGGCTTGTGTAGGAGTGTCTACTCTCATTTGTCTAAATCGATGTGCAAAGTATGCCCATCCACAGAAGAAGGCAAAAGTATTACCAATATATACTGCAACAATAGCAAAACCATCAGTAAAAGCTTTACCAGCTGCACCTGTAAACGTTACTGCTGAAAACTGTGCCATAAATGCAGTCGAGCCAACCATCCACCATAACATTCTTCCACCTCCACGAAAATAATCACTAGTAGATTTACTTGCCATTCGTGAAAACACAATACCAATGGCAAGAATCAATATAAAATATAAGCCTATTACTAAATAGTCATAAAACATAGTTTTTGTTTTTTATTGAAGGTGACGAACATCCGTCCAATTCTCATTCTTTCTGATTATATCTATGAGTTGCTGGTAAAGACTTCCTTCTTTAAAGGATTGATAAGGAGTAAAAGTTTCTCCTTTAATATCTCTTACGAATTCACGAGCTAGGTATTGCCAATTACGTTCAGTATCTCCCTCAATATTTGGTTGGTCTTCAACAATATCTTTAGGTAAAGACATCTCTTGCCATGTTTTATTTTCATTCCAGATATATAAAGGTCCCATTCCATAATGACCTTTAATATAAATGGCCCCTTTTGTGCCGTAAAAAACGATATGATCTTCATTAAATCTAGGATTTAAACCACCATGTTTGAATAATATGGAAACCGGCTTTGATGCTATTGGACTTTCTAACTTTGCCATTACAGTGTAAGTCCATTCAACATTACTTTTACCCCATTTAAGTGAGGGATTGTTAAGGTCTTTGGGGATATGATCTCTTCTGGTTTTAAAATTGTGAACACCTTCAACGATTGGTGCTTTCCCTAAATCGTCTCTTACTTCCCCAATTATTGAAAGTATTTTTTCTCCTATTACAGATGTTGCAATAGACATCATATGAGTAAAGTTATTATTTAAACGACCACCACCATCTTCTTTTCTATGTGACCATCCGAATGGAATATCTCGTTCTAAATTAAAGTGAGATATAAATTCAGCTTCAAGGGGTTCGCCAATCTTACCATTTGCAACAAGTCGTTTTGCATGAATAACACATGGCATGTAACGAAAACTAGAGGCAAAGGCTGTTTTTACTTTTTTCTGTTTTGCTAGTTCATATAATTCCAATGCTGAATCTCCATCGACAGTTAGTGGCTTATCGCTAAACACATGACATCCAAACTCGATTGCTTGTTTTATAGTATCATAATGCGCACCACCAGGTGTAGCTATCGAAACAATATCTGGCTGACAATCTTCTAAAGCTTGCTGCCAATTTGAACTAGAGTAGGGAATAGCCATTTTATTAGCGACCTCACTTATTACACTTGGTGTTCGACCAACAATACCTACTACTTCAGCTCCTACTGCTCGAAATGCAACTGTATGACCCTGTCCAGCAAATCCAGTTCCTGATATTAGTACTTTTAACTTTTTTTCCATTAGTGTATTTTTGGTTTTGTCCCTGATCTAACAAGCGTTTCTTTAATTAAAACAGCAGAGAACTTCTTTATATTATTGGATTGTTTTAAATCTGTTGGTAATAAATATCATTTCTAGTACTTTACATTGTACTTGTTTCGTATCTTATAATATAGATGTGTCAATTAACTATCATAATTGTACAAAACCTTAAAATGTTGTTTCATTAATCTACTTGCTTTTTCTACTTCTTGTTTTTTAATAGCTTCAAAAATATCTGAATGATCTTTAATTCCAGAAAAAGCTTGTTTATTACTACAAACAAGATGTTTTTCAAAGTTTGAAATGATATTTGGAACTATCATCAACATTGCTGTGTTTAAAGTGCCATTGCCACTTGCTTTTGCAATTGCTAAATGAAATAATAAATCTTCTTGAACTGCTTTTCCTTCGAGCATTACTTTATCTTTATATGCCTTTAAGGTTGTTGCTAAATGCTCTAAATCCTCTTCTGTTCTGTGCAGTGCAGCTAAAGTCACTGTTTTTAATTCCAAATGTATCCTTGTTTCAACTATAGATTTAAGATCTGACTTCTTTAAATTTAATATATTATCTATAATACCATTAATAGCTACAATACCTACGTTTACAAATGTGCCGCTTTTAGGAATAGATTTCAATAAGCCATAGAGTTCAAGTTTTTGTATAACTCCACGTATATCGTTTCTAGTAGTGCCAAATTTGTCAGACAAAATTCTTTCAGATGGTAATCTTTCTCCTGGTTCAATATTTTTGTTATTAATTAAATCTCTAATTTGAAAAATGATTTCATTTTCACTTTTAGTGTTGATTTCCGTTGCTGAAATGGCAATTTTCATGAATTTTTATTTTAATTTAAGCAAATTTTTTGGCGCACCAAACTGGTGCACCAAATTGGTGTACCAAATATACTTATATTATATTTAATATAAAAATTCGTTTTTATTGGAGGAAAAATGGATGATTAGGAGAGTTTAAGTAGACTGTTTCTTTATAAATATTTAATAAAAATATTAATAATCTTCACAAAATTTTATAAGAAATTCGAAATGAAACTCCATAGCTTTTGTTGCTTCTTTAGGATTTTTACTCTTAATTGCTTCTAGAATTGCTTCGTGTTTTTTTATTTCAAACAAATACCCTTTTTCATTAGAAACACGTGTTTTTTCAAAAGTTACAATAATATTTGGAACAATTTGAATCATTAAAGCGTTAATTGTTGCGTTTTTACTTGCTTTAGCAATTGCCAAATGAAATAACATATCTTCTTGAAGAGCATCTTCTCCACTTAAAATTTTTGTTTTGTAATTATTGAATGCTTTTTCTATATTCTTTATATCTTCATCAGTTCTTCTTGTAGCAGTTAGATAAACCGATTTAGTTTCTAACATAATTCTTGTTTCCACTAAGGAGAGAAAATCTTCTTTTTTTAAAGTTACAATATCTTCTATAATAGAGTTTAAAGCAATGTTGCCAATTTTTGCAACAAATGTACCAGACTGTGGAACCGATTTAACTAAAGAATAAAATTCAAGCTTTTCAATAGCTTCCCCAACAATTCTTCTACCTACATTAAACTGTTCAGATAAAACTCTTTCTGAAGGTAATTTATCTCCTGGGCCTAAATTTCTAGATTTAATATAATCTTTAATTTTTAAGATGATCATATTATGAACCTCTACATCATCTTTAATCCTTATTGTTTTTGAAGCCATATTAAGATTTAATAAAATTATTTTTGATTTGCAAAACTAATTAAAAAAATAATAAAGATTTCGATTAAAATTAAATTCAAGTTTAATAACTATTATTTAATACTCAAAAAATTTATTAGAATATTGTGTAGGTGTTTCGCCATATTTCTTCAAAAAGCACTTGCTAAAGTATTTCGGATTTTTAAAACCGACCTTATAACTGACTTCAGAAATGTTTATTTTTCCTTGTTCTAATAATTGCGCAGCACGTTTCATTCTAAAATGCTGAATAAAATCGTTTGGTGTAAAATTAGTCCACGCTTTAATTTTAATGAACAACATGGTTCTACTCACACCCAATTCTGAACAGAAAAAAGGAATATCAAAAGATTCATTAGAAATATTATTTTCTACAATTTCCAACGCTTTTTTGTAAAGCTTTTCATCTAATGAAGAAATAATTACTTCACTCGGATTCAAATCATTTTCGCCTGCATATTTTTCTTTTAACCTGTTAGAAGTTTGCAACAAATTTTTAATCCTTATTTGAAACTCATTTACATCAAAAGGTTTGCTTATATAATCGTCTGCGCCACTTTCCAAACCTTCTAATTTGTAAATTAACGAAGACCTGGACGTTAATAAAATTACTGGAATATGACTCGTTTTTATATTATTTTTAATTTCTGTACACAATTCTGTACCTACCATAACTGGCATAATTACATCACTAACAATTAAATTTGGTAAGTATTTTTGCGCCATTTTTAGAGCAATTTTTCCATTTTCTGCTTCTAAAATATTATATGTTTCTTTAAGAATACTCTTCATAAACTTACGCAAAGGTTTGCTGTCTTCCACTAATAAAATGGTTGGTTTGTCCTTATCATTTATAGCGTCAGTTAATTCATCTTCAAAAATAATGGGTTTGTTTGGCTCGATTACATATTGAGAAACATCGTCGCTAAATTTAAAGTCTTTAATAATTTCGTCATCAGAAAGATGAGCTCTTCCCAAAGCCAATGCTACTGAAAACACAGAACCTTTTTCATTTTTATTGCTTTCTACAGCAATTTCTCCTTTGTGAAGTTTTACAATGTTTTTGGCGATAGATAAACCTATTCCTGTTCCTTTATTGTAGTTTTTATGTTCTGCGGATTTATTTTTTATTTCGAAAAAACGCTCGAATATTTTAGATTGATTTTCTTTAGAAATTCCAATTCCATTGTCTTCTACAGAAATAATAACATCGTTTTCTTCTTTTTTTATTCTGATAGAAATCTTACCATTTTTTGGAGTATATCTAAATGCATTCGAAATTAAATTATAAAAAACACGCTCTAATTTATAACGATCGTAATAAACGAGAATCTCATCATCTGTTGTGTGAAAAGTATATTCATAATCGCCATCATTTGCATATTCAGTAAATGATAAAAAGATTTCTTGTAAAAATTTAACGATGTTTCCTTCAGCAGATTCTAATTGATATAGATTTTTTTCCAGTTTTCTAAAATCCATCAATCTGTTGATTAATTGGAGCAAATGTTTTCCGCTATTCTCTACAACCAACAGCTTTTTATACATTTTACTACTGCCTTTATAATCTTGTAAAATCTGATTTAAAGGCCCTAAAATTAGGGTTAAAGGTGTTCTAAATTCATGAGAAATATTGGTGAAAAATTCTAATTTTGCTTTATTTGCTTCTTCAATTTTTTCGTTTTCTAAAAGTTCTAAATCTAATTTATGTTTTAAACGTGTTTTAGATTGCTGGCCAGAAATTAGAAAGTATAAAGCAGTTGCAATAATAATTGCGTACAATAAAAATGCCCACCAACTTCTCCAAGGAGCAGGTTTTACTTTTATGCTGATCGTGGTTGGTTTCTCGTTCCAAATTCCATCATTATTTGCACCTTTTACCTCAAAGGTATAGTTTCCAGAATTCTGAATTGTATAAGAAGCAATGTTGTTAGAAGTGGTTGTCCATTCTTCTTCTAAACCTTTTAATCTGTATTTATAAGTATTATTATTTGAATTGATAAAATTCGGAATCGCAAACTGAATCGTAAAATTTCCTTGTGAATGAGACAACAAAATATCTTCAGTAAAAAGTGTTGTTTCTTCTAAAACAGTTTCCTTTTTATTGGTATTATTTTGTTTTATTTTAAAATCTGTAATTAGTACTTGTGGAGAATAATTATTCACCATAAAAGAATTGGTATTAAAGGAAGTAACACCATTTGGACCACCAAAATAAAATTGAGAAGCACCTATTTTTAAACTTGTGTTATCATTAAATTCATTGCTAATAACACCATCTTTTTGGTTGTAAACAACACTGGTTTGTGCATCGATATTGTATTTTAAAATTCCCTCATTAGAAGAAATCCAAAGATTTTTTTTATCATCTTGTAAAATACTATGTATGGTTGTAACAAAACCATTTTCTACCTTTAAAGGAACATTTACAAACGAATTATTAATGAGTTTAAAAAGTCCTTTGGATTTTGTGCCTACCCAAATTGTGTTCGAAATATCTTCAAAAATGGAAGTAATATCGTCTCCAGATTGTACTTCATTATTATAAAAATAACGTGTAATTTCTTGGGATTTATCAATTTTATTCAAACCTCTTTGTGTCCCAATCCAAGTATTATTTTCAGAATCTACAGTTATGGTTCTTACCAAATTGTTACTTAAAGAAGTATTGTTTTTTACATCATTTTTAAAAGATGCAAACTTTTTAGAATTTAAATTATAATTGAAAACACCTTCACCAAAAGTTCCAATCCAAATAGAATTATCAACACCTTTTTCAATGGCATAAACTCCTAAAGATTTTAATTTTCCTAAAATTCCTGTTGAAATATAATCGTTTTTAAAACGATTATTTTCAATATCATAAACTGCAATTCCGCTGTCTAAAGTCCCAATAAACAAATGTTTATCAACTACTAAAAGCGATTTTATATTGTTGTTAGATAAAGCAGTATATTCTTTTTGATTGATAAATTTAGTTGAATTGTCTTCTTTATTATAAATGGTAATTCCTCCACCTTCAGTTCCAAAAAACAGCAAATTTTTATAATGCTGAATAGAACTAATTACATTATAACTCAACTTTTCGTTTCTATTATTTTGCGAAAAATTTGTAAAATTCACATTAGAATCGTCCCAAAGATTAATGCCTCCATAATATGCTCCAATCCAAATTGATCCTTTTTTATCTTTAAAAATAGACTTTATCGTATTTTTACTTAAACTCTTGGAATCATATTCTTTATTTTTTAAAACTGATAATTTATTGTTTTTGTCTAAAACATTTAAGCCTTGGTAGGTTCCAATCCATAGTGCGCCTTTATTGTCGAAAACTAAATTTCTTACATCTTTAAAAACGAGTTTGCTGTTTTCCTCTGATAAATAATTTTCAATTTTATTTATGGTAGAATTTAAAAATAAAACCCCATTATTTTTAGAGGCGATTAGTATTTCTCCTTTTTCATTTTCAGCTAAATCTTGAATCTGATAATCGCCATAATTTTCAAAAATAAATTCTCCGTTTTTTGATGAAATTAATTTACTTAAACCAGATTTTGTGCCAATCCAAATAGTATTATTTTTAGCTTCAAGAATTGATAAAATATGATTTCCTGCTATGCTTTTTTCATCATTTAAAATAGGATACACATTCGTAAAAGAATCTTTAGCTTTATTGTAAATGGAAAGTCCGTTAGAAGTTCCAAACCAAATTTCTCCATTTTGCATTTCAGTAATTGTCCAAATGGTATTGTTACTTAAAGAATTACCATCATTATTGTGGAAATAACGTTTAAAGCTATCAGTTTTAGGATTGTATTTGTTCAATCCATTATACGTTCCAACCCAGATAAAACCGTCTGAATCTTCTAAAATAGATAAGATATCGTTGTTGCTTATGGAAGTAGCATCGCTTGTATTTCTATAAATTGTAAATGAATTTCCGTCGAATTTATTCAAACCATCTCTCGTTCCAAACCATATTTGTCCGAATGAATCTTGCTCGATTGCAATTACAGAACTTTGCGATAAACCTTCAAGTGTAGAAAGGTGTTTGAACTGATATTCATTCGATTGAGAAAATCCAAAAAAGGAATAAAAAAAGAATAAAAGAAATATGTTTTTAGTCATAAATAAGGAGCAAAACTTTTAAATTTATAAGTGAAAGATAACTATTTTTTTAATCTCTTCGAAATTTGATATTTATAAAGCGAAGGAATTTCTTCAAGAACGGTATTCGTCATTTCTAAATAAGCACTTGGTCCATAATTTATATTGAAATTATGATTTCCATGAACGCCAATTAATCTTGCGAAAGGACCATCTTTCATTCCGTTTAACAAAATAGGAGAGGAGTCGTTTAAAGTTCCCAAAACGTTCACGTTAATATTCCAAAAAGTACTAAAAGCACCATGAGAAGGTTTCCAATAACCAGCTCCACCACCAGCAAAAAGAGGATAACTTCTATCTTCTTTTGGTGTTAAATGGACAGTAATATTATCAAATAAATTTTGATGATTTGCGCCTGAATGTTGGTCTAAAATCGGATTTACAAAAACTTCACAATTCAAATACACATTTTTTGTAGAAAACGTATTAAAACTTAAAGGATGCACAGCATTGTTATACACTTTAATATTTTCCGCCAAAACATTATGTACTCCAGCCATTGCAACTGTATAATGTGCCATATTTGTTCCTTTTGTAATAATATTTTTAATAGTTGTATTTGCAATTTCTTCTGTTAAAATTCCACTATCTGCATTTTCAATCACTACATTTTTAACCCAGCTATTAAAAACACGAGTTAAATAAATTCCGTTAAAACCAGGTTCTACATGATGTGCAACTCTTGGTGCGTTTGGAAACGTTAATTTTATATGCTCAATACCAACTTCGTTTAAATGTTTCCATTCAGAAAGTTGTGCTTTATAATTTGGTTTGATGTCAATGGTTAAAGGCGTTTTTATCGTAACTTTATTTCCTTTAATGGATTCAATAATAACTTGTTGATTTACCAAAGGCAAATCTGGAAACATCCAATGATGAGAACCAATTTTTAATTTTTCATTTTGATATAAATCAGAAATA
This genomic window contains:
- a CDS encoding FadR/GntR family transcriptional regulator, producing the protein MKIAISATEINTKSENEIIFQIRDLINNKNIEPGERLPSERILSDKFGTTRNDIRGVIQKLELYGLLKSIPKSGTFVNVGIVAINGIIDNILNLKKSDLKSIVETRIHLELKTVTLAALHRTEEDLEHLATTLKAYKDKVMLEGKAVQEDLLFHLAIAKASGNGTLNTAMLMIVPNIISNFEKHLVCSNKQAFSGIKDHSDIFEAIKKQEVEKASRLMKQHFKVLYNYDS
- a CDS encoding FadR/GntR family transcriptional regulator, with the protein product MASKTIRIKDDVEVHNMIILKIKDYIKSRNLGPGDKLPSERVLSEQFNVGRRIVGEAIEKLEFYSLVKSVPQSGTFVAKIGNIALNSIIEDIVTLKKEDFLSLVETRIMLETKSVYLTATRRTDEDIKNIEKAFNNYKTKILSGEDALQEDMLFHLAIAKASKNATINALMIQIVPNIIVTFEKTRVSNEKGYLFEIKKHEAILEAIKSKNPKEATKAMEFHFEFLIKFCEDY
- a CDS encoding hybrid sensor histidine kinase/response regulator transcription factor, with protein sequence MTKNIFLLFFFYSFFGFSQSNEYQFKHLSTLEGLSQSSVIAIEQDSFGQIWFGTRDGLNKFDGNSFTIYRNTSDATSISNNDILSILEDSDGFIWVGTYNGLNKYNPKTDSFKRYFHNNDGNSLSNNTIWTITEMQNGEIWFGTSNGLSIYNKAKDSFTNVYPILNDEKSIAGNHILSILEAKNNTIWIGTKSGLSKLISSKNGEFIFENYGDYQIQDLAENEKGEILIASKNNGVLFLNSTINKIENYLSEENSKLVFKDVRNLVFDNKGALWIGTYQGLNVLDKNNKLSVLKNKEYDSKSLSKNTIKSIFKDKKGSIWIGAYYGGINLWDDSNVNFTNFSQNNRNEKLSYNVISSIQHYKNLLFFGTEGGGITIYNKEDNSTKFINQKEYTALSNNNIKSLLVVDKHLFIGTLDSGIAVYDIENNRFKNDYISTGILGKLKSLGVYAIEKGVDNSIWIGTFGEGVFNYNLNSKKFASFKNDVKNNTSLSNNLVRTITVDSENNTWIGTQRGLNKIDKSQEITRYFYNNEVQSGDDITSIFEDISNTIWVGTKSKGLFKLINNSFVNVPLKVENGFVTTIHSILQDDKKNLWISSNEGILKYNIDAQTSVVYNQKDGVISNEFNDNTSLKIGASQFYFGGPNGVTSFNTNSFMVNNYSPQVLITDFKIKQNNTNKKETVLEETTLFTEDILLSHSQGNFTIQFAIPNFINSNNNTYKYRLKGLEEEWTTTSNNIASYTIQNSGNYTFEVKGANNDGIWNEKPTTISIKVKPAPWRSWWAFLLYAIIIATALYFLISGQQSKTRLKHKLDLELLENEKIEEANKAKLEFFTNISHEFRTPLTLILGPLNQILQDYKGSSKMYKKLLVVENSGKHLLQLINRLMDFRKLEKNLYQLESAEGNIVKFLQEIFLSFTEYANDGDYEYTFHTTDDEILVYYDRYKLERVFYNLISNAFRYTPKNGKISIRIKKEENDVIISVEDNGIGISKENQSKIFERFFEIKNKSAEHKNYNKGTGIGLSIAKNIVKLHKGEIAVESNKNEKGSVFSVALALGRAHLSDDEIIKDFKFSDDVSQYVIEPNKPIIFEDELTDAINDKDKPTILLVEDSKPLRKFMKSILKETYNILEAENGKIALKMAQKYLPNLIVSDVIMPVMVGTELCTEIKNNIKTSHIPVILLTSRSSLIYKLEGLESGADDYISKPFDVNEFQIRIKNLLQTSNRLKEKYAGENDLNPSEVIISSLDEKLYKKALEIVENNISNESFDIPFFCSELGVSRTMLFIKIKAWTNFTPNDFIQHFRMKRAAQLLEQGKINISEVSYKVGFKNPKYFSKCFLKKYGETPTQYSNKFFEY